The genomic window CGTTTGACGTTTATAAAGTAGAAAGAACTCATTCTTCAGAAGGAGTAAAGGGAGATTTTGAAAATTTAGAAGGATCAATAGTAACTGTAGCTGGAAGAATAATGTCTAAAAGAGGTCAAGGTAAAGTTGTATTTTCAGACATTCATGATAGAGATGGAAGAATACAGTTATTTATAAAGATAGATGAAGTTGGAGAAGAAGCTTTAAAATCATACAAGTCATATGACTTAGGTGATTGGGTTGCTGCGACAGGAGAAGTTTTCAAAACTAGAACAGGTGAAGTATCTGTTAAAGTTAAAGAGTTTGAATTAATATGTAAGTCATTGAAACCATTACCAGAAAAGTGGCATGGTTTAAAAGACCCAGATTTAAGATATAGACAAAGAGAAGTAGATATAATTACAAATCCAGAAGTTAAGGATACTTTTATAAAGAGAGCTAAAATTATAAAGGGAATAAGAGAATTCTTAGATAATAAAGGCTTTATAGAAGTAGAGACACCAATGTTATCAACAATAGCCGGTGGAGCTTCTGCTAGGCCATTTATAACTCATCATAATACATTAGATATAGATATGTATTTAAGAATTGCTCCAGAGTTATATTTAAAAAGATGTATAGTAGCAGGATTAGAGAAAGTTTATGATCTTGGAAGAACATTTAGAAATGAAGGAATGTCAGTAAGACATAATCCAGAGTTTACTATGATAGAGTTATATCAAGCTTTTGCTGATTATAATGATATGATGGAAATAACTGAAAATATGGTTGCTTCTGTTTGTGAAAAGGTAAATGGTACAACTAAGGTTACTTACCAAGGAACAGAGATAGACTTTACACCTCCTTGGAGAAGAATAACTATGATTGATGCAGTAAAGGAACATGCAGGTGTAGACTTTAATGCAATTAAATCAAATGAAGAAGCTCAAGCTATAGCTAAAGAGAAGAACTTAGAATTCAAAAAGGATCTTAAGTATGTAACTAAGGGTGAAGTATTAAATATGTTATTTGAAGAATATGCAGAAGAGCATATGATTCAACCAACATTTATATGTGATTACCCAGTAGAAATCTCACCTTTAACTAAAAAGAAGAGAGGTAATTCAGAGTTTACAGAAAGATTTGAAGGGTTCATATTTGGTAGAGAAATATGCAATGCTTACTCAGAATTAAATGATCCAATAGTTCAAAGAGATAGATTTAATCAACAAGAAAAGGAAAGAGAACTTGGAGATGATGAAGCATACATGATAGATGAAGAATTCATGAGTGCTTTAGAAACAGGTATGCCACCAACAGGAGGATTAGGAATAGGTATAGATAGACTTATAATGTTCTTAACTGATTCAGCGTCAATAAGAGATGTTATAATGTTCCCTACGATGAAACCTCAACTAAATAAATAGGTATAAAAAGAGCTATATCAAATTGAATTAACATTTAATTTGATATAGCCTATTTTTTATTTAAAAGACAATATATAACAACATTAGTGTTTAAATTTTACTTTATCAATAAATAAAGCTTAAACATAGTATAATTAGGCAGTTGAAGGGGTTCAAGCTAGGTTATATAGTTGATTTAGTAGTATAATTTGAAAAAAAAATTAAATTTTTTTGTAAAAAGGGGTTGCTATATTATGAAATCGTGCTATAATATCTAATGTACTCAATATTCCGCGATAGCTCAACGGTGGAGCACTCGGCTGTTAACCGATAGGTTGGAGGTTCGAATCCTCTTCGCGGAGCCATTTAAATTTAATATATTGATTATAAAAATATTCCGCGATAGCTCAACGGTGGAGCACTCGGCTGTTAACCGATAGGTTGGAGGTTCGAATCCTCTTCGCGGAGCCATTTAAATTTAATATGTTGATTACAAAAAATATTCCGCGATAGCTCAATGGTGGAGCACTCGGCTGTTAACCGATAGGTTGGAGGTTCGAATCCTCTTCGCGGAGCCATTTTTTTTATTTAAAGACTTTTATAAGAGTAGATATAAAATCTGTTGTTATAAAAGTCTTTTTTATATTTTTTAGGTGGGTACAATAGTTTTTACATTATTGTTTTACTTGACATATAATGCTCTTTTGATAAAATATTATTATAAGTAAATATACATGATGATGAAGAAGAGTAATTTTAAATTTGATTTTAGAGAGACGATGGTTGGTGTGAATCGTTATTAAATTAAAATGAATGGCGCTTTTGAATGTAATGATTTAGAAAGTTGGGCTCAAGCCAAGAAGGGTGGAACCGCGGAATTGAAATTTCGTCCCTTTAGGTCTAAGGGCTTTTTTTATTTTATATTAAAACATTGGAGGTATGAAAGATGGCAGTAGAAAAGACTATGGATAAAATCGTGGCACTTTGCAAAAATAGAGGATTCATATTCCCAGGATCAGATATTTATGGTGGATTAGCAAACTCATGGGATTATGGTCCACTAGGAGTAGAATTCAAAAATAACGTTAAAAAAGCATGGT from Clostridium septicum includes these protein-coding regions:
- the lysS gene encoding lysine--tRNA ligase, translating into MSTEEMNIQELESQFSEQEALRREKLVELQNQDKDPFDVYKVERTHSSEGVKGDFENLEGSIVTVAGRIMSKRGQGKVVFSDIHDRDGRIQLFIKIDEVGEEALKSYKSYDLGDWVAATGEVFKTRTGEVSVKVKEFELICKSLKPLPEKWHGLKDPDLRYRQREVDIITNPEVKDTFIKRAKIIKGIREFLDNKGFIEVETPMLSTIAGGASARPFITHHNTLDIDMYLRIAPELYLKRCIVAGLEKVYDLGRTFRNEGMSVRHNPEFTMIELYQAFADYNDMMEITENMVASVCEKVNGTTKVTYQGTEIDFTPPWRRITMIDAVKEHAGVDFNAIKSNEEAQAIAKEKNLEFKKDLKYVTKGEVLNMLFEEYAEEHMIQPTFICDYPVEISPLTKKKRGNSEFTERFEGFIFGREICNAYSELNDPIVQRDRFNQQEKERELGDDEAYMIDEEFMSALETGMPPTGGLGIGIDRLIMFLTDSASIRDVIMFPTMKPQLNK